The following coding sequences lie in one Miscanthus floridulus cultivar M001 chromosome 9, ASM1932011v1, whole genome shotgun sequence genomic window:
- the LOC136480701 gene encoding uncharacterized protein — protein sequence MIEPGGKGVKRSQDRQAMGTLLRSVPQEMWQMLGAKKTVKEAWAGVKSMHVGAERVKEANAQRLLREFENIVFKDGETVDEFAMRINALAADLRTSGESVEEIRVVKKMLRVLPQRYTQIVISIETLLDLKSLTIEDLVGRLKMAEDRFGVVAITDKASKLLLTEEDWAARNRHCLLPESSSSTGSERRSGKPKGGGGVGRGDHGEKKEHAPRSTYEGTPRRKGRCRNCGIYGHWKEDCKQPPRKERKEEAHHVQADTEHAALLLATVNTMHVRLRDVESLERCMTRQVVHLNEKKVHPGDCDEDRDV from the coding sequence ATGATCGAGCCCGGCGGCAAAGGAGTGAAGCGGTCGCAAGACCGGCAGGCCATGGGCACGCTCCTTCGATCTGTGCCTCAGGAGATGTGGCAGATGCTGGGGGCgaagaaaaccgtcaaggaggcGTGGGCGGGGGTGAAAAGCATGCACGTTGGAGCTGAACGCGTGAAGGAGGCCAACGCCCAACGGCTGCTCCGAGAGTTCGAGAACATTGTGTTCAAGGACGGTGAGACGGTGGATGAGTTCGCCATGCGCATCAACGCGCTAGCTGCGGATCTACGCACATCTGGTGAGAGCGTTGAGGAGATCCGGGTGGTGAAGAAGATGTTGCGTGTGCTGCCCCAACGCTACACGCAGATCGTGATCTCAATCGAGACCTTGCTCGATCTAAAATCGCTAACAATTGAAGACCTCGTCGGCAGACTCAAGATGGCCGAGGACCGATTCGGGGTCGTGGCCATCACAGACAAGGCCAGCAAACTCCTGTTGACTGAGGAGGATTGGGCAGCAAGGAATCGTCATTGCCTCCTGCCGGAGTCCTCGTCGTCGACTGGGAGTGAGAGGAGGTCTGGAAAGCCGAAGGGCGGTGGTGGTGTTGGACGTGGTGACCATGGCGAGAAGAAAGAACACGCCCCCAGGTCCACGTATGAGGGCACTCCAAGGCGGAAAGGGCGGTGCAGGAACTGTGGCATCTATGGCCACTGGAAGGAAGACTGCAAGCAGCCGCCGAGAAAGGAACGCAAGGAGGAGGCTCATCATGTGCAGGCTGACACCGAACATGCCGCACTGCTCTTGGCAACGGTGAACACCATGCACGTTCGACTACGCGACGTCGAGTCATTGGAGAGGTGCATGACGCGCCAGGTCGTGCATCTCAATGAGAAGAAGGTTCATCCCGGCGACTGCGATGAAGATCGTGATGTCTAG